A single region of the Pseudalkalibacillus berkeleyi genome encodes:
- the yqeK gene encoding bis(5'-nucleosyl)-tetraphosphatase (symmetrical) YqeK, with translation MKMEQALKIVKEQLTEHRYQHTIGVMDTAVELAERFGANVEKARLAAIFHDYAKFWPKAEMKSIILDQNLGDDLIHYGTELWHAPVGAYLIQKEAFINDEEILQAIRSHTTGRKGMSVLEKVIFLADYIEPGRHFPGVEEVRELAKENLDDAVKQSIINTITFLMRRNQLVYPGTIHTYNDIVHQQGGNNA, from the coding sequence ATGAAGATGGAACAAGCATTGAAGATTGTTAAAGAACAATTGACTGAACATCGATATCAGCACACAATTGGTGTGATGGATACAGCGGTAGAGTTAGCGGAAAGATTTGGAGCAAACGTAGAAAAAGCTCGTTTAGCTGCAATCTTCCATGATTATGCTAAATTTTGGCCAAAAGCTGAAATGAAGTCAATTATTTTAGACCAAAACCTAGGTGATGACTTGATTCATTATGGAACAGAGCTATGGCATGCGCCGGTTGGAGCGTATTTGATCCAGAAGGAAGCATTCATAAACGATGAGGAAATCTTACAAGCGATTAGAAGTCATACAACTGGACGTAAGGGTATGTCAGTACTTGAAAAAGTCATTTTTCTGGCTGATTATATCGAGCCAGGGAGACATTTTCCCGGTGTGGAAGAAGTGAGAGAACTGGCAAAAGAAAATCTTGACGATGCAGTTAAACAATCGATCATTAATACAATTACTTTCTTAATGAGACGTAACCAATTAGTTTACCCTGGCACAATACACACCTATAACGATATTGTTCATCAACAAGGAGGAAATAACGCATGA
- the comER gene encoding late competence protein ComER has product MKVGIIGTGNMGTILISAFIDSLAVRPSELMIINRTAKKAEGLQRKYPDLKVGKSNSEVAAFSDILFICVKPLEYYALIESISPYLNSEKLIVSITSPISVEQLEELTTCSVARAIPSITNRALSGASLLTYGKRCSPEQKRNLNRLMGSISTPVQIDQSITRVASDLSSCGPAFFSYLLQAYIDSAVEETNISKEQATYLVSEMVIGMGKLLEKEVYTLPTLLQKVCVKGGVTGEALKVFDAELGPLFNHVIKRTHAKYDEDCELVDQQFTKQY; this is encoded by the coding sequence ATGAAAGTAGGTATTATAGGCACAGGGAACATGGGGACGATCTTAATCTCTGCTTTTATCGATTCGTTAGCCGTAAGGCCGTCCGAATTAATGATTATCAATCGTACAGCCAAAAAAGCTGAAGGACTGCAAAGAAAATACCCTGACCTAAAGGTAGGAAAATCAAATAGTGAGGTAGCGGCATTCTCAGATATTTTGTTTATCTGCGTCAAACCACTTGAGTATTACGCATTAATTGAAAGTATTTCTCCTTACTTAAACAGTGAAAAGTTGATTGTATCGATTACAAGTCCGATTTCAGTTGAGCAGCTTGAAGAGTTGACAACATGCTCTGTCGCAAGAGCGATACCAAGTATAACAAACCGCGCTCTATCAGGTGCATCCTTATTGACATACGGAAAAAGGTGCTCACCAGAACAAAAGAGAAATCTAAATCGCCTAATGGGTTCGATTTCTACACCCGTACAGATTGATCAATCGATTACGAGGGTTGCTTCTGACCTCTCAAGCTGCGGGCCAGCATTTTTCAGTTATCTCTTACAAGCTTATATAGATAGTGCTGTAGAAGAAACCAACATATCAAAGGAGCAAGCAACTTATTTAGTTAGTGAAATGGTCATTGGAATGGGGAAGCTTCTTGAGAAGGAAGTCTATACACTACCAACATTATTACAAAAAGTTTGTGTAAAGGGCGGAGTCACAGGAGAAGCATTGAAAGTATTCGATGCGGAGTTAGGCCCTCTCTTCAATCATGTCATCAAGAGGACTCATGCAAAATATGATGAAGATTGCGAATTAGTAGATCAACAATTTACAAAACAATATTAA
- the rsfS gene encoding ribosome silencing factor, with translation MNTNELVQVSVKAADDKRAEDIVVLDVKGISLVADYFMICHGNSEKQVEAIARELKAQAQENGIEINRLEGLDKSRWVLIDLGDIIVHVFHRDERSYYNLEKLWGDAPTLNVASMLA, from the coding sequence ATGAATACAAATGAATTGGTACAAGTGTCTGTAAAGGCTGCTGATGATAAAAGAGCAGAAGATATTGTTGTTTTAGATGTTAAAGGTATTTCACTAGTAGCTGATTATTTTATGATTTGTCACGGTAATTCAGAAAAGCAAGTAGAAGCGATTGCAAGGGAACTGAAGGCGCAAGCTCAGGAAAATGGAATAGAAATTAACCGATTAGAAGGTCTTGACAAGTCAAGATGGGTATTAATTGATTTAGGTGATATCATCGTTCACGTATTCCATAGAGATGAACGTTCATATTATAACTTAGAAAAATTGTGGGGAGATGCCCCGACATTGAATGTAGCATCGATGTTAGCCTAA
- the aroE gene encoding shikimate dehydrogenase translates to MDLFNNVQAYYAVIGDPISQSMSPDIHNACLQKLHIQATYKAIHVPAEQLGTAVEQMIQTGCLGFNVTIPHKLSIMKYLDEIDPYAEAIGAVNTVLIQNGRMKGFNTDGPGFYQSLILDYQEDLKKANILVLGAGGAARAIVKTFLLNDVHQVSVANRTMEKAIELMKGSNGEVLTPKEAEGQLGEYDIVINTTPIGMFPNPAASPIDTTLLDQKTTLVDIIYNPLTTEFLKLGIRKGCTVQNGVPMFIHQAALAFELWTGEKPDLLLMEQIVKQKLGGNTTC, encoded by the coding sequence ATGGACTTATTTAACAATGTCCAAGCTTATTATGCCGTAATTGGAGATCCGATCTCACAATCAATGTCACCTGATATTCATAATGCTTGTTTACAAAAGCTGCATATACAAGCGACTTACAAAGCGATTCATGTGCCTGCTGAGCAACTAGGTACAGCTGTAGAACAAATGATACAAACTGGGTGTCTTGGATTTAATGTAACGATACCTCATAAGTTATCTATCATGAAATACCTTGATGAAATCGATCCTTACGCTGAAGCAATAGGCGCAGTCAACACGGTTTTAATACAAAACGGCAGGATGAAAGGATTTAATACAGATGGTCCTGGATTTTATCAATCACTGATCCTGGACTACCAAGAGGATCTTAAGAAGGCAAACATTCTAGTTCTAGGAGCTGGTGGCGCTGCAAGAGCTATAGTAAAGACTTTTCTCCTTAATGATGTTCATCAAGTGTCTGTCGCCAATCGTACAATGGAGAAAGCAATAGAATTAATGAAGGGTAGCAACGGGGAAGTACTTACTCCTAAAGAAGCTGAAGGGCAATTAGGGGAATACGACATTGTAATTAATACGACACCGATCGGGATGTTTCCAAATCCAGCCGCCTCGCCAATTGATACGACCTTATTGGATCAGAAGACAACTTTAGTTGATATCATATATAATCCATTAACGACAGAATTCTTGAAACTTGGGATTCGAAAAGGGTGTACAGTACAGAATGGGGTACCTATGTTCATTCATCAAGCAGCTTTGGCTTTCGAATTGTGGACTGGTGAGAAGCCGGATTTATTATTAATGGAGCAAATCGTAAAACAAAAACTTGGAGGGAATACAACATGTTAA
- a CDS encoding class I SAM-dependent DNA methyltransferase — protein MTYQQFARLYDQLMEDAPYDMWVSFFRNAIDQYGIKDSTSVLDIGCGTGEISTRLAHEGFAVQGIDLSDEMLSIAREKADIQGLQIPFFQQDMRELEGFSEVDAALIFCDSLNYLRTEEDVRSTFERVSATLKDGGLLLFDVHTLYKMEEIFKDESFTMNGEEISYIWECHPGIEEGSVEHDLTFFVHIGDSVYKRYDETHYQVTYSREKYKELLNIAGFELLEVTSDFSSRKPSDTSERLFFIARKNA, from the coding sequence ATGACTTATCAGCAATTTGCAAGATTATATGATCAGCTCATGGAAGATGCGCCTTATGATATGTGGGTGAGTTTCTTTAGGAATGCTATTGATCAATATGGCATTAAGGATTCCACATCCGTTTTAGATATCGGCTGTGGTACCGGGGAAATTTCTACTCGTCTTGCCCATGAAGGGTTTGCCGTTCAAGGGATTGACCTATCCGATGAAATGCTTTCAATTGCTCGAGAGAAAGCCGACATTCAAGGCCTTCAAATCCCATTCTTCCAACAAGATATGAGAGAGTTAGAAGGATTTTCTGAAGTAGATGCTGCCTTGATCTTTTGTGATTCTCTCAATTATTTACGAACAGAAGAAGATGTAAGATCAACATTTGAGCGTGTGTCTGCCACACTCAAAGACGGTGGGCTGCTTCTTTTTGACGTACATACGTTATATAAAATGGAAGAGATCTTTAAAGATGAATCATTCACAATGAATGGAGAAGAGATCAGCTATATCTGGGAATGCCACCCTGGTATTGAAGAGGGTAGTGTTGAACATGATCTGACATTCTTTGTCCATATAGGTGATTCCGTATATAAACGGTATGATGAGACGCATTATCAAGTGACGTATTCGAGAGAAAAATATAAGGAACTCTTGAATATAGCTGGTTTCGAATTACTTGAAGTGACCTCTGATTTTTCCTCACGAAAACCGAGCGATACGTCAGAGAGATTGTTCTTTATTGCTAGAAAAAACGCTTGA
- a CDS encoding YqzM family protein, which translates to MNEFEKDVQAKSNDAIESGLGFVYSFLFFTIIFFIGVIIKAVAL; encoded by the coding sequence ATGAATGAATTTGAAAAAGATGTACAAGCGAAGTCCAATGATGCAATTGAATCCGGTCTTGGTTTCGTATATTCGTTCTTGTTCTTTACAATCATTTTCTTTATCGGTGTGATTATTAAAGCAGTTGCGTTGTAA
- a CDS encoding nicotinate-nucleotide adenylyltransferase, translating into MTTRKIGILGGTFDPPHLGHLIIASEAKEQCDLDQVWFMPSATPPHKSRQVSSGKHRVAMVEEMIVDREDFEVSTIEFDRPGPSFTVDTILQLKDEHPNVQFYFIIGGDMVDSLHTWERIETLLNLVTFVGVKRPGYKFQTPFIQQIQSIDTPLIDLSSTMLRERFKSGKNTQYYVTKRVGKYIEVNRLYEDGTSIEDC; encoded by the coding sequence ATGACTACTAGGAAAATTGGTATTTTAGGTGGAACATTTGATCCACCACACCTAGGTCATTTAATTATTGCATCTGAAGCGAAAGAACAATGTGATTTAGATCAGGTTTGGTTTATGCCTAGCGCAACACCACCACATAAAAGCAGGCAAGTATCATCGGGTAAACACCGGGTTGCAATGGTGGAGGAAATGATCGTGGATCGTGAAGATTTCGAAGTGTCAACGATTGAATTTGATCGTCCTGGTCCCTCCTTTACTGTCGACACCATTTTGCAGTTGAAGGATGAGCATCCAAATGTTCAATTTTATTTCATCATAGGTGGAGATATGGTGGATTCGTTACACACTTGGGAACGGATTGAAACATTGTTGAATTTAGTTACGTTTGTTGGTGTCAAACGTCCGGGGTATAAGTTTCAAACCCCGTTTATTCAGCAGATCCAATCCATAGATACACCATTGATCGATTTATCTTCTACGATGCTGCGAGAACGATTTAAATCAGGGAAGAATACGCAATATTATGTTACAAAACGAGTTGGGAAGTATATAGAGGTGAATCGTCTTTATGAAGATGGAACAAGCATTGAAGATTGTTAA
- the yhbY gene encoding ribosome assembly RNA-binding protein YhbY: MLTGKQKRFLRSKAHHLDPIFQVGKGGTNENMYGQIRDALEARELIKVSVLQNCEEDKDTVAENLSKRSGAELVQVIGNTIVLYKESKEKKTIELPS, encoded by the coding sequence ATGTTAACTGGAAAACAAAAACGTTTCTTACGTTCAAAAGCGCATCACCTAGACCCGATTTTTCAAGTGGGTAAAGGTGGTACGAATGAGAATATGTATGGTCAAATTAGAGACGCACTAGAAGCAAGAGAATTGATTAAAGTAAGCGTATTGCAAAACTGTGAAGAAGATAAAGACACAGTTGCTGAAAACCTTTCTAAACGATCAGGTGCTGAGCTCGTTCAAGTGATCGGAAATACAATTGTTCTTTATAAGGAATCTAAAGAAAAAAAGACGATAGAGTTACCTTCTTAA
- a CDS encoding DNA internalization-related competence protein ComEC/Rec2, with translation MIVIAAIIGIFTSSDRWWLFFILVVILAVRKQKIVHSSTLLLLIVYLASIGYTLLYSHLHVSTLELENTTELTGQITSIPEINGDLVSFRFNTSTDDNILVHHSISTKSEKVALQTNLSYGDICQLNGTFEQPMETRNFYSFDYKAYLKHTYHIEWIFKSNKLLTCRDHVNVLNQLHHFRQGQMIRIKDAFSSQLAPIMNTLIFGDKSDLNDDLIDQYQRLGLIHLLVVSGLHVGTILGMLYLLLIRLGMTKERGLIVILLMVPVMIIVTGGAPSVIRAGAMAALICILTLLKLKVPVIDQLSYIALGLLVYKPFYVFHIGFQLSFVITVAIVLSNAYLLKNKSSIQQLILGSFVAQVASLPIVLWNFHTFSLWSLPLNIIYIPAMTILILPFVLMTYGAFLIFPSLPLWKWMSYILEKCFAFIHVCMESIEKVPIGKLIIGRPTVVFIIILIIVSLLFLLSLEKKRYMKWGIISLFVVICFMNIYPQLDKKAYVSFLDVGQGDAVVIELPYRKAVYVIDTGGRLSFDKESWQKRKSDFNTGKDIVAAYLKARGIHQIDALFLTHGDQDHIGGTLGLIDEIAVESVVYVQSTARKQGEVQLINEIGSRSIPITYIEQDMKWQFKHVYLHLISPMNVDQESNNRSLVLYMNVYDQGFLFTGDVEEERELSLIQHYPTLNIDILKVAHHGSKTSTSEDFLDHVTPSAAIISVGKNNRYHHPSEDVVKRLNEKGIRTYITAESGAVLVVVSSDMYMIKTVRE, from the coding sequence ATGATCGTTATAGCCGCCATCATCGGAATTTTCACATCTTCTGATCGTTGGTGGTTATTTTTCATTTTAGTTGTTATTTTAGCAGTTAGAAAACAAAAAATCGTACATTCGAGTACTTTATTACTATTAATCGTGTATTTAGCATCCATCGGATATACGCTCCTTTATTCACACCTACATGTCTCAACGCTTGAGCTTGAAAATACCACTGAACTGACAGGACAAATTACGTCGATACCAGAAATAAATGGGGATCTCGTGTCCTTCCGCTTCAACACTTCCACTGATGATAACATTCTCGTTCATCATTCTATTTCAACTAAATCTGAGAAAGTTGCTTTACAAACTAACTTATCATACGGGGACATTTGTCAACTGAACGGTACGTTCGAACAGCCGATGGAAACAAGAAATTTCTATTCATTCGATTACAAGGCCTATTTAAAACACACGTATCACATTGAATGGATATTCAAATCAAACAAATTGCTTACCTGTAGAGATCACGTAAATGTACTGAATCAACTCCATCACTTTAGACAAGGGCAAATGATACGAATCAAGGATGCGTTCTCATCGCAATTGGCACCCATTATGAACACCTTAATATTTGGGGATAAATCTGATCTAAATGATGATTTAATCGATCAATACCAAAGATTAGGATTAATTCATTTACTAGTCGTATCTGGGCTACATGTAGGCACCATTTTAGGGATGTTATATTTATTATTGATCAGACTTGGTATGACGAAAGAGAGGGGGCTAATTGTAATATTACTGATGGTACCGGTTATGATCATCGTTACAGGAGGTGCTCCATCCGTTATTAGAGCTGGCGCGATGGCGGCTTTAATCTGTATTTTGACCTTGTTGAAGCTGAAGGTACCTGTCATCGATCAGTTAAGTTACATCGCATTAGGACTCTTGGTGTACAAACCATTTTATGTATTTCACATCGGATTTCAACTTTCATTTGTCATTACCGTAGCAATTGTCTTATCCAATGCATACCTTTTGAAAAATAAATCCTCGATCCAACAATTAATCTTAGGGTCATTTGTAGCACAAGTAGCATCTCTTCCAATCGTCCTCTGGAATTTTCACACCTTTTCCTTATGGTCTTTACCTCTCAACATAATCTACATTCCTGCGATGACTATTTTGATCTTGCCTTTCGTGTTAATGACGTATGGCGCATTTCTGATATTCCCATCACTTCCATTATGGAAGTGGATGAGTTACATTTTGGAGAAGTGTTTTGCGTTCATTCATGTATGTATGGAAAGCATTGAGAAGGTACCAATTGGTAAATTGATTATAGGAAGACCTACTGTCGTCTTCATCATCATACTCATCATTGTCTCGTTATTATTCTTATTATCTTTGGAAAAGAAAAGGTATATGAAATGGGGGATAATAAGTCTATTTGTGGTCATCTGCTTTATGAACATATATCCTCAACTGGATAAGAAGGCGTATGTAAGTTTTCTTGATGTTGGACAAGGGGATGCAGTTGTCATTGAATTACCATACAGAAAAGCGGTTTATGTCATCGACACTGGTGGTCGATTATCGTTTGATAAAGAAAGTTGGCAGAAAAGGAAAAGTGATTTCAATACAGGAAAAGATATAGTGGCAGCATACTTGAAAGCGAGAGGTATCCATCAAATAGATGCACTATTTCTTACACATGGTGATCAGGATCATATTGGTGGAACGTTAGGGTTAATCGATGAAATTGCAGTCGAGAGTGTCGTTTATGTACAATCTACTGCAAGGAAGCAAGGGGAAGTACAATTAATTAATGAAATTGGCAGTCGATCAATTCCAATTACTTACATTGAACAAGATATGAAGTGGCAATTCAAACATGTTTATTTACATCTAATCTCTCCCATGAATGTCGATCAAGAGAGTAATAATCGCTCTCTTGTCCTTTATATGAACGTGTATGATCAAGGGTTTCTGTTTACAGGTGATGTTGAGGAAGAAAGAGAGTTGTCCTTGATACAGCATTATCCTACTTTAAATATTGATATATTAAAGGTTGCTCATCATGGTAGTAAGACTTCAACTTCTGAAGACTTTTTGGATCATGTGACACCCTCAGCAGCGATTATATCCGTTGGGAAAAACAATCGGTATCATCACCCATCAGAAGACGTGGTAAAGCGGCTAAATGAAAAAGGAATCAGAACTTATATAACAGCTGAATCAGGTGCTGTCCTTGTTGTGGTTTCATCGGATATGTACATGATTAAAACGGTACGAGAATGA
- a CDS encoding helix-hairpin-helix domain-containing protein, with translation MTKNERILSVVVVVLLGLLIWIGKDSFDKKSEPKIPDGFEAVNTAIPKTNSKNKPSDEQKSSSLIVDVKGAVKTSGVYEMKPGNRVNDAIIRAGGFSVGADTSRVNLAQILKDEMVIYVPRVGEKEPDIQKDEVEDGKVNVNNGTSVQLETIPGIGPSKAKAIIDYREENGPFSDVNELTNVPGIGAKTVEQLKEYITVSN, from the coding sequence ATGACTAAAAACGAAAGAATATTATCTGTAGTGGTGGTTGTCTTATTAGGACTACTGATTTGGATTGGAAAAGATTCATTTGATAAAAAAAGTGAACCGAAAATACCTGATGGATTCGAAGCTGTAAACACGGCAATCCCAAAAACAAATTCAAAGAACAAACCTTCTGATGAACAAAAAAGTTCAAGTTTGATCGTTGATGTGAAAGGGGCGGTAAAAACATCTGGTGTATATGAAATGAAACCTGGTAATCGAGTAAATGATGCAATTATCCGTGCGGGTGGTTTTTCAGTGGGGGCAGATACTAGCAGAGTAAACCTTGCACAAATACTGAAAGATGAGATGGTCATTTATGTGCCTCGAGTTGGTGAGAAAGAACCAGATATTCAAAAAGATGAAGTAGAGGACGGGAAAGTGAATGTGAACAACGGAACATCTGTACAGCTAGAAACAATACCAGGCATTGGTCCTTCAAAAGCGAAAGCGATCATCGACTATCGAGAGGAAAATGGTCCATTTTCGGATGTGAATGAGCTGACGAATGTACCGGGTATTGGGGCGAAGACAGTAGAACAACTTAAGGAATACATTACGGTTTCGAATTAA
- a CDS encoding ComE operon protein 2 produces MSRITWNQYFMAQSSLLALRSTCERLSVGATIVRDKRIIAGGYNGSISGGVHCRDEGCYVIDGHCVRTIHAEMNALLQCAKFGVPTTGAEIYVTHFPCLQCCKAIIQSGMKKVYYAEDYKNHPYAIELFEQSGVDTELVPLEEQYDLISRSKRELAEELLEELVKANADQATIRKLTNQFNHLFEPEKYHL; encoded by the coding sequence TTGAGTCGGATTACTTGGAACCAATATTTTATGGCACAAAGCTCATTACTAGCACTGAGAAGTACATGTGAGCGATTATCTGTCGGCGCTACAATCGTAAGGGATAAGAGAATCATCGCAGGAGGCTACAACGGATCGATTTCTGGTGGCGTACATTGTCGTGATGAGGGGTGTTATGTCATTGATGGTCATTGCGTACGAACGATACACGCTGAGATGAATGCTTTATTGCAATGTGCAAAGTTTGGTGTACCTACAACTGGTGCAGAAATTTACGTAACCCACTTTCCTTGTCTACAATGCTGTAAGGCCATCATACAAAGTGGTATGAAAAAAGTTTATTATGCAGAAGACTACAAAAATCATCCTTATGCAATAGAGCTCTTCGAACAATCAGGGGTAGATACAGAATTGGTACCACTTGAGGAGCAGTATGATCTAATCTCCCGTTCCAAAAGAGAATTAGCTGAAGAATTGTTAGAAGAATTAGTAAAAGCAAATGCAGATCAAGCTACGATTAGAAAGTTAACGAATCAATTCAATCACCTATTTGAACCTGAGAAATATCATTTATAG
- the yqeH gene encoding ribosome biogenesis GTPase YqeH, translated as MSNYEIHCEGCGVPIQTEEKGSLGYAPPSALEREQVICQRCFRLKHYNEVQDVSLTDDDYRKILSGIGSQDALIVKIVDIFDFSGSWLPGIHRFVGKNPILLVGNKLDLLPKSVKPNKIKHWMKYEASQQGVKPIDVELMSAEKRSNITEVAEAIEKYRGNRDVYIVGATNVGKSTFINQLIKEFGGETASLITTSHYPGTTLDLIEIPLDEQQSLFDTPGIINHHQLAHYINKKDLKKVTPKKEVKPKVYQLNEGQTLFFGGLARFDFVHGDRQSFTCYLSNELPIHRTKLEKASDLYENQKGELLSPPDRNDIEQLPPLVKHEFSIKEDKTDIVYSGLGWVTVAEAGTNVSAYAPKGVGVYIRNGLI; from the coding sequence TTGAGTAATTATGAAATACATTGTGAAGGCTGTGGAGTACCTATACAAACAGAAGAAAAAGGTAGCCTAGGTTATGCTCCCCCTTCTGCATTAGAACGAGAGCAAGTTATTTGTCAGCGTTGTTTCCGACTTAAACACTACAACGAGGTCCAAGATGTCTCGCTAACGGATGACGATTATCGAAAAATTTTGTCTGGAATCGGTTCACAAGATGCACTTATTGTGAAGATTGTAGACATTTTTGATTTTAGTGGAAGTTGGTTGCCAGGTATTCATCGATTTGTAGGGAAGAATCCAATCTTATTAGTAGGAAACAAGTTGGATCTTCTTCCAAAGTCAGTAAAGCCAAATAAAATCAAACATTGGATGAAATATGAGGCAAGTCAACAAGGTGTAAAACCTATTGATGTGGAACTTATGAGTGCTGAAAAGCGGTCTAATATTACGGAAGTGGCTGAAGCGATTGAAAAATATCGTGGAAATCGTGACGTATATATCGTTGGAGCAACGAACGTCGGGAAGTCTACTTTCATCAATCAGCTTATTAAAGAATTTGGTGGGGAGACGGCTTCATTAATTACGACCTCTCATTACCCAGGTACGACACTTGACCTTATTGAAATACCACTTGATGAACAGCAGTCCTTATTTGATACACCAGGTATCATCAATCATCATCAACTTGCACATTATATTAATAAGAAAGACCTTAAGAAAGTTACGCCAAAGAAAGAAGTTAAGCCAAAGGTATATCAATTAAATGAAGGACAAACCTTATTCTTTGGTGGGTTAGCTCGTTTTGATTTCGTTCATGGAGACAGACAGTCGTTTACTTGTTATCTCTCCAACGAACTTCCTATACATCGGACAAAGCTTGAGAAAGCATCTGATCTATACGAGAATCAGAAAGGTGAATTATTGAGCCCTCCAGACCGTAATGATATTGAACAATTGCCACCTTTAGTAAAGCATGAGTTCTCTATTAAGGAAGATAAAACGGATATCGTTTATTCAGGATTAGGTTGGGTAACCGTAGCGGAAGCTGGAACGAACGTATCGGCTTATGCACCAAAGGGAGTAGGAGTATATATTCGAAATGGACTTATTTAA
- the holA gene encoding DNA polymerase III subunit delta — MSIKELTKKLKSESYSSLYLLYGKEKYILEHTQKMIVQAVLDEGTADFNLSSYDMEEYTIQSALDDAETLPFMGDYRVVIIQNPYFLTGTKAKQKVEHDLKRLESYLSNPTDHAIVIFVAPYEKLDERKKVVKALKKHGDVIQAEKMNIQLQKEWVNHAAKEANVHITNEAAERLIQLQGENLAMLISEVNKMALNVGVNGVIEPETVDELISRSLESNVFTMVEHVANRRIDAALRICYDLLKQNEEPIKLMALLARQIRIILQVKQLGTQGFTEKKMASLLSLHPYAVKIAAKQGRSFSEKELKKLLIQAADADFEMKTGQRDKQLTLELFLTSVVREKQVN; from the coding sequence TTGTCCATTAAAGAGCTAACGAAAAAGCTGAAGAGTGAATCCTATTCTTCACTTTATTTATTATATGGAAAAGAAAAATACATATTAGAACATACTCAAAAAATGATTGTCCAAGCTGTGCTGGATGAAGGTACAGCTGACTTTAATCTATCTTCATATGACATGGAAGAATATACAATACAATCCGCATTAGATGATGCTGAAACACTTCCATTCATGGGTGACTACAGAGTCGTCATCATTCAGAATCCGTATTTTTTGACGGGGACAAAAGCGAAGCAAAAAGTTGAACATGATTTAAAGAGACTGGAGAGTTATTTATCCAACCCGACTGATCATGCAATTGTAATCTTTGTAGCCCCATATGAAAAGCTTGATGAACGTAAGAAAGTTGTGAAAGCCCTGAAAAAGCATGGGGATGTTATACAAGCTGAGAAAATGAATATCCAATTGCAAAAGGAATGGGTAAACCATGCTGCTAAAGAGGCGAACGTGCATATTACGAATGAGGCAGCAGAGAGACTTATTCAATTGCAAGGTGAAAACTTAGCTATGCTTATTAGTGAAGTGAATAAAATGGCATTGAATGTAGGGGTTAATGGGGTCATTGAACCAGAGACTGTCGATGAACTCATTTCGAGGTCATTAGAAAGTAATGTATTTACGATGGTTGAGCATGTTGCAAATAGGCGGATCGATGCAGCGCTCAGAATTTGTTACGATTTATTGAAACAAAATGAAGAGCCGATAAAACTGATGGCACTTCTGGCTAGGCAAATCCGTATTATTTTACAAGTGAAACAACTTGGTACACAAGGATTTACTGAGAAAAAGATGGCATCCTTATTATCACTTCATCCATATGCTGTGAAAATTGCAGCGAAACAAGGGCGATCCTTTTCCGAGAAAGAGTTGAAGAAGCTGTTAATTCAAGCAGCTGATGCAGACTTTGAAATGAAAACAGGACAAAGGGATAAACAGTTGACACTTGAACTTTTCCTAACGAGTGTCGTAAGAGAAAAACAAGTGAATTGA